In the Pedobacter cryoconitis genome, GATTAAATCAATTGTACCATTAGAATTGAGAGTAATACTACTTTCCCCAGATCTTATAATAACCTTTGTTCCAGCCACTAATTCAACAGTATCATTCCCATTAGTAATATTAATAAAATTACATTCATCAGTTCCCAAATGAAGCGCATGATTCAAATCGTCAAAAGTCAACCTGCTCCCCATCCTCGAACTCAACCCTTTCACATTACTATTCTTGAACCCTTTACTATCGCCATTTTTGCCATGATAAACACTTCCTAACACTACTGGCCTCGCAATATTCCCTTCCTCAAAAGCAATCATTACCTGATCACCTTTTTCAGGAATTACATGAAAACCACGATTCGACCCCGTATCTCCACTCCCTGCATTTGGACTCATCACCCTTAACCATTCACTCGGATCATTAGTCTGGCAGGCCCACTTAAACTTCACCTTCACTCTACCTTGTCCTTGCGGATCATCATTATCCAAAACATCAGCAAGCTGCATATCCGGATCAGGTCTTTTATAATTTTTAACCACCAAACGCTCTGTGGTAGAAACTAATCCTTCGAAAGTATTCACATAATGTCCTCTATCATCAATCGTATGACTTACTGAGGTGATTAGAAATTTACCCAGACTTTCTGTTATAAAGGACAGTTCTTGCCTGAGACTCATGGTGATATCTACAATTGACCCTAACGCAACCTCTGGATTATCACCACTGGCGCTTATCTTCAACAGCTGGCTGATATTCGCTTTTTCCTCATTATCCACCAGATTTTTAATATCGCTGCCATTATCTACACGAATTAAAGAAGGCTGATTAAAAGTCTTGCTATAAGTCGTATTTGAAGCATTTATCGCATGAACCAGATCCAGCCTGCCCTCAGCTTTACCAGAACTTTCGCTTTGCAGCATCTCGTCCTGCTTTGGATTATACGCAAACCTTTTATTCTTTATCGGAGCAACTTCCATTGCATATTGTAAGCTATTCACATCCCTCCCATAAAACAAACTCACTTCCTTCTGCGTATCTGGTTTACCGAAATTAAGGCTCATACCATCGTAGAAAAACCACTCATGATACTCGCCACTCAGCCGGTTCAAAAACTCAAAATCGCTCTCACGATATTGAATCACATAATCTATAGGGGTTTTTCTGGTCGCATTGGTAACTATCCGCAAATCATTAGCAGGAGTATCATGTGTAGCCAGTTTTACAATGGTGCCTAAATCCTTATCCAGATAGGAACCCAAATCAGGCCCCCTGTCAATCAGTATGGTCGGGCTATACCCGCTCACAACCAATACACCATGATATCCATTACTTTGTGTCAGCTCAACTTTGGTGACTAAACCAGCAAAAATCTGCTGTTTGCCAAGCACATAGCCAAATGATGCGCTTAATGTTTTACCTACAAAGTCACGGCTATTGTCCAGATTGATTAACCCTGGTGCGCCCATTTCATCATGATTAAACCTAAGTTCAAAATAATGGTGCGCATTAAAATGTTGTTGAAGAGTGAAAGAGCTAAAATGAGAAATAGTCTTATCCCCTATACTGATCTCCTTGATTAAATTATTTTCCATGTTTTGAGCGTTGCCTCTCAGCAGATTAAAATATTTGGTAATCTACACGAACCAAATACCGTTCCAAAACAGAAATAAATTACAATATTAATTAACCATTCATTAATACATGATTAAAACAATTGATATGAAAATCAATAAAAAAATTACAACGAAGGCCGCAACGTCAAATAAAACGGAGCTTCCTGATCCTGCCTGTTCTGACTCTTAATAATCTCTGCAGCAATAGTTCCCATCATTTTAAAATCGGTGGAAATTGTTGTAATTCCATTCAATAGAAACTTCTTCAGCGGGGTTTCATTGTAAGAAATTACCCCTACATCTTTTCCCATCTGCAAATCCATGGATAAGATCCTTTCAATTAAAACCACCAGATCATCCTCCATCAAATTGATATAAGCTTCACCAGCTTGAATAACCTCATTTTCCACATCACTAACAACCAAATGATTAAAAGCATACTGCTGACAGAACCTTCTGAACCCGTCTATAATTTCATTCGGAAAATAACTCTTTTGAGGAAAGATTAACTTTAAAGTGTGGTACTTCTCTAGCTGTTCCTTAGCCTGGATCAGAGCCCTGTAAATATCCTTTTCAAAATTTTCATAAACCGCAGAATAATTACCAACCACACCTGGCACTTTTTTATCCAGAAGAATCAACTTTTCAGTAGGGATCGTATTGATAATCTGATGGGCATCTTCCCCTCCCTCTACAAAATGCGGAATGATTACATAATGAGAATATTCAGTTCTCTTATTCAGGATCAGCTTTTTAAAGATCGAAAAATCATTGTTATAAATATAAAAATCAATCAAAGCATCATCACCAAGTGCGGCTACAAAAGAATCATAAATAATCTTTTTATGCACAGACAGCTTATTAAACAATAAGAATATTTTTATCTTTTTCTTGAACTCCGTATTGTCAATATAAAAGCCCTTTCCAGGAACAGATAAGATCACTCCCTGTTTCTTCAAATACTTATATCCTTTCTCTGCGGTATCCCGTGATATCTCCAGTACGCTACTTAGCTCATTGATAGAAGGAAGGATATCATTTTTATTCAAAATACCATCCTCTATCGCTTCAATAATAGAATCACTAAGCTGTAAATACTTAGGCGTTGCAGAATACTCATCTACATGTATAAACTTAAAAAAATCGGCTGTCTTCATGGTTGCAATGAATAAATATAAAACCTTTTAGTAGAGTTAGTACAAAATAATTCCCAGCCCTGTAAAGACTGGGAATTATTTCTATAAAACTACTTTACCGCGTATTCAAATTGATAAGTCCCTGAACCTGCATTGAACTCCAGGTCATTTCCCTGGTTAGAAACCTTAACAATCCCCTTTACATCTTTCAACGCAGTCCCGCTTTCCGTAACTGCAGCATCAGCAGCCCCCGGCAACCTGATCAAAGCAGTCGTATTTGGCGGAATAACTACCTTTAATTTGAATTGTCCACCTTCTATTTTCCAATCACTCACTGTCAAACCGTACAAAGTCTCCAGCTTTGCAGCTGCCTGCGTGATCTTTCCACCAGGTTGCGGAGCGATAATTATCTTTTTATAACCAGGCTCAGATTCGTCGGTATCCAAACCAGCCATTACTCTGTACATCCAATCTCCAATGGCACCATAAGCATAATGGTTAAATGAATTCATCCCTGTAGTTTGAAAACTACCGTCAGGTTTAATTCCATCCCAACGCTCCCAGATGGTAGTTGCCCCCATTTTTACCGGATATAACCAGGAAGGGTAAGTTTCTTGCAAAAGCAGCTTGTAAGCCACATCTGTACGACCAAAGCGTGTCAATACATGGCAAAGGTAAGGCGTTCCTAAAAACCCTGTTGTTAAGTGATTACCATAACTCTCAATATTTTTCACCAGAAAATCTACTGCTTGCTGCCTTAAATTATCCGGCAGCATATCAAAATTTAAAGCAAGTACATAAGCCGTCTGAGATCCGGAAACTAACCGGCCACTTGGCGTAATATATTCTTTAACAAATGCCTTTTTGATACGGTCCAGTAACTCCGTATATTTCTCTTCTTCATCTTTCTTACCCAACACTTTTGCCGTATTGACCAGCAATTGTGTAGAATGTGCATAAAAAGCCTGTGCAATTAAATATTTATCAGTAATCGCAGAACGGCCATCATTGTCATCTTCCGGGCGATAAAATAACCAGTCGCCAAAGTGAGACCCTGTGTTCCAAAGGTCGTTTTTACTCTTGTTTGTCATAAAATCTACCCATGCTTTCATACTTGGGTACTGCGTTGCTAAAACCTGTTTATCACCATAAGCGACATACATATTCCATGGTATAATCGTAGCCACATCACCCCAGCCTGTTGAACCGGCATCATTTTGAGTTAACACATTAGGCACCACGTAAGGGATACTTCCATTAGCCAGCTGATCTGAAGCCACATCTTTCATCCATTTCGTGAAAAATCCAGCTACATCCATGTTAAAAGCCGCTGTACGGAAAAATACCTGCGCATCTCCCGTCCAGCCTAAACGCTCATCACGTTGTGGGCAATCCGTAGGCACATCCATAAAATTACCTTTCTGCCCCCACTGTATATTATGCTGCAATTGATTTAAAAGCGGATTTGAACTTGTAAAAGTCCCTGTAGGATCCATATCCGAATAAACAGCTATCGCTTTAAAAGCGGAAGGATCAATATGTGCCGTATTTCCTGTTAATTTCACATAGCGGAAACCTTGATAGGTAAAATGAGGCTCGTAACTCTCCACACCGTTGCCTTTAAAAATATACTTCACGTGCTGTTTAGCCCTCCTTAAATTAGCATCATAAAAATTGCCTGCTTTATCCAATACTTCTCCATGTTCAAGTTTGATAAATGACCCTGCTTTTCCGCTCAATTTAAAAGAAACCCAACCCACTACATTCTGGCCAAAGTCAAGTACAGTTTCACCCTTTGGTGTTTTAATCACTTTAACTACACTAAACTGCTCATGTTTACTTGCAAGTGGACTAATACTACTTTCTAACACCTCTTTACCAGGCGCAATAATTTGCGCATTTTTCCAGCCTGTATCCTTATAATTCACAGTTGCCCATCCGGGTTTTTCAAACTTGGCGTCATAAATCTCGCCATTATACAAATCAGAAAAACGAACAGGCCCGGTGCTGTATTTCCAGCTGCCATCACTGTTGATGACTTTTTTCGTGCCATCAGTATACTCCACTACCAGCTGTACTAAGCCGCTTAAATGTTTGCCATAAAACGAACGCTTACCATCAAAAGCAAGATACCCGCGGTACCAACCATCTCCTAATGTAAAACCAATTGCGTTCTGCCCATCCTTCAGCAAATTCGTCACTTCATAACTTTGATATAACAAACGCTTATGATAGCTTGTCCAGCCAGGCGCCAGATG is a window encoding:
- a CDS encoding type VI secretion system Vgr family protein, whose amino-acid sequence is MENNLIKEISIGDKTISHFSSFTLQQHFNAHHYFELRFNHDEMGAPGLINLDNSRDFVGKTLSASFGYVLGKQQIFAGLVTKVELTQSNGYHGVLVVSGYSPTILIDRGPDLGSYLDKDLGTIVKLATHDTPANDLRIVTNATRKTPIDYVIQYRESDFEFLNRLSGEYHEWFFYDGMSLNFGKPDTQKEVSLFYGRDVNSLQYAMEVAPIKNKRFAYNPKQDEMLQSESSGKAEGRLDLVHAINASNTTYSKTFNQPSLIRVDNGSDIKNLVDNEEKANISQLLKISASGDNPEVALGSIVDITMSLRQELSFITESLGKFLITSVSHTIDDRGHYVNTFEGLVSTTERLVVKNYKRPDPDMQLADVLDNDDPQGQGRVKVKFKWACQTNDPSEWLRVMSPNAGSGDTGSNRGFHVIPEKGDQVMIAFEEGNIARPVVLGSVYHGKNGDSKGFKNSNVKGLSSRMGSRLTFDDLNHALHLGTDECNFINITNGNDTVELVAGTKVIIRSGESSITLNSNGTIDLIGKVINIQGKDAINANADPLKGAKVNIGSLENTTIAINASSKETKASGKITSSAKGEQKIEGGPVNIN
- a CDS encoding GntR family transcriptional regulator, with translation MKTADFFKFIHVDEYSATPKYLQLSDSIIEAIEDGILNKNDILPSINELSSVLEISRDTAEKGYKYLKKQGVILSVPGKGFYIDNTEFKKKIKIFLLFNKLSVHKKIIYDSFVAALGDDALIDFYIYNNDFSIFKKLILNKRTEYSHYVIIPHFVEGGEDAHQIINTIPTEKLILLDKKVPGVVGNYSAVYENFEKDIYRALIQAKEQLEKYHTLKLIFPQKSYFPNEIIDGFRRFCQQYAFNHLVVSDVENEVIQAGEAYINLMEDDLVVLIERILSMDLQMGKDVGVISYNETPLKKFLLNGITTISTDFKMMGTIAAEIIKSQNRQDQEAPFYLTLRPSL
- a CDS encoding glycoside hydrolase family 78 protein, whose product is MKNYYIGIAIGCCLLDLPAAAQKLGVTDLRTEYLKNPMGIEAAAPRLSWKMNSAQRNVMQSAYQIRVGTDSAGLLTGQSSVWDSGTQKSDASVFLRYAGKQLKSDTRYYWQVKIKDNQGNESGWSAISSWHTGLLNPDDWSAQWITSSLADTVEGPSPIFRKVFATAGKVKSAILYISAHGLYEAQINGKRVSQDHLAPGWTSYHKRLLYQSYEVTNLLKDGQNAIGFTLGDGWYRGYLAFDGKRSFYGKHLSGLVQLVVEYTDGTKKVINSDGSWKYSTGPVRFSDLYNGEIYDAKFEKPGWATVNYKDTGWKNAQIIAPGKEVLESSISPLASKHEQFSVVKVIKTPKGETVLDFGQNVVGWVSFKLSGKAGSFIKLEHGEVLDKAGNFYDANLRRAKQHVKYIFKGNGVESYEPHFTYQGFRYVKLTGNTAHIDPSAFKAIAVYSDMDPTGTFTSSNPLLNQLQHNIQWGQKGNFMDVPTDCPQRDERLGWTGDAQVFFRTAAFNMDVAGFFTKWMKDVASDQLANGSIPYVVPNVLTQNDAGSTGWGDVATIIPWNMYVAYGDKQVLATQYPSMKAWVDFMTNKSKNDLWNTGSHFGDWLFYRPEDDNDGRSAITDKYLIAQAFYAHSTQLLVNTAKVLGKKDEEEKYTELLDRIKKAFVKEYITPSGRLVSGSQTAYVLALNFDMLPDNLRQQAVDFLVKNIESYGNHLTTGFLGTPYLCHVLTRFGRTDVAYKLLLQETYPSWLYPVKMGATTIWERWDGIKPDGSFQTTGMNSFNHYAYGAIGDWMYRVMAGLDTDESEPGYKKIIIAPQPGGKITQAAAKLETLYGLTVSDWKIEGGQFKLKVVIPPNTTALIRLPGAADAAVTESGTALKDVKGIVKVSNQGNDLEFNAGSGTYQFEYAVK